In Amycolatopsis coloradensis, one genomic interval encodes:
- a CDS encoding ABC transporter permease: protein MSAPVADKTPDPARLGPRDVLNLGAHGMRTRPMRAVLSALGIGIGIAAMVAVLAIPASGAKALQDQLAALGTNLLSAGPGKTMFGGDATLPDSAVPMAKRIAPVTAASATGTTDGTVRRTDKIAKDETSGLSVYAATPDLLDVIGGAVRTGRFLRDATRDYPVTVLGSVAAARLGIDHIDPAKPPQVFIGGQWFTVGGILGPTPLAPEIERSALVGWDVAKRLLGFEGHPTTVYVRAKDSQVENVRSVLAQTMNPEAPNEVEVRRPSEALEAQKLTENTYSALFLGLGGVALLVGGVGVANTMVISVLERRREIGLRRALGATKRQVRGQFLAESVLLSGLGGIAGVLVGVLVTAGYALSQGWPAVLPVGALLGGVGVSALVGAVAGAYPAMRAARLPPTQALA, encoded by the coding sequence GTGAGCGCACCCGTCGCCGACAAGACGCCGGATCCGGCCAGGCTCGGCCCGCGTGACGTGCTGAACCTCGGCGCGCACGGGATGCGGACGCGGCCGATGCGGGCGGTGCTGTCCGCGCTCGGCATCGGGATCGGGATCGCCGCGATGGTGGCGGTGCTCGCGATCCCGGCGTCGGGCGCGAAGGCGTTGCAAGACCAGTTGGCCGCGCTCGGCACGAACCTGCTTTCGGCTGGCCCGGGCAAGACGATGTTCGGCGGCGACGCGACGCTGCCGGACAGCGCGGTGCCGATGGCGAAGCGGATCGCCCCGGTGACGGCGGCGTCCGCGACCGGCACCACCGACGGGACGGTGCGGCGTACGGACAAGATCGCCAAGGACGAGACGTCCGGCCTTTCCGTCTACGCGGCGACGCCGGACCTCCTCGACGTCATCGGCGGTGCCGTCCGCACCGGGCGGTTCCTCCGTGACGCGACCCGCGACTACCCGGTCACCGTGCTGGGTTCGGTCGCGGCCGCGCGGCTCGGGATCGACCACATCGATCCGGCCAAGCCGCCCCAGGTGTTCATCGGCGGCCAATGGTTCACCGTGGGCGGCATTCTCGGGCCGACGCCGCTGGCGCCCGAGATCGAGCGGTCGGCGCTGGTCGGCTGGGACGTCGCCAAGCGACTCCTCGGCTTCGAGGGGCATCCGACCACCGTGTACGTGCGGGCGAAGGATTCGCAGGTCGAGAACGTGCGTTCGGTGCTCGCGCAGACGATGAACCCGGAGGCGCCGAACGAGGTCGAGGTGCGCCGTCCGTCGGAGGCGCTGGAGGCGCAGAAGCTGACGGAGAACACCTACAGCGCGCTGTTCCTCGGGCTGGGCGGGGTGGCGCTGCTGGTCGGTGGCGTCGGGGTGGCCAACACGATGGTGATCTCGGTGCTGGAGCGGCGCCGGGAGATCGGCCTCCGTCGCGCGCTCGGCGCGACGAAACGGCAGGTGAGAGGCCAGTTCCTGGCCGAGTCGGTGCTGTTGTCCGGGCTCGGCGGGATCGCCGGGGTCCTGGTCGGCGTGCTGGTGACGGCCGGGTACGCGCTGAGCCAGGGCTGGCCGGCGGTGCTCCCCGTCGGCGCCCTGCTCGGCGGGGTCGGCGTCTCGGCTCTGGTCGGTGCCGTCGCCGGTGCCTATCCGGCGATGCGCGCGGCACGGCTGCCGCCCACCCAGGCCCTCGCCTAG
- a CDS encoding glycosyltransferase 87 family protein, protein MLVGLSGRKLAGALIALEAVVVGVLFTLKVFDGQDLEVYIGGARLLVDSGDPYGAWVQTHGGWLPFTYTPFAAAVFLPGTLLSAALATRLVGLASIIAGGIVVYLFVATLNGSLTDRANVRGRAIAVLAAIGAQAVGGVMEPVRSTLGFGQVNTLLMLIVVLDALLPGRARTKGLLIGVAAAIKLTPAFFILFFLFRKDFRSSARVVAGFLGAGALMFLAAPGASAKFWTNILFDTGRIGDRGYVGNQSLRGMLARFGLGSAEDIVWVLASIAVVALTAFVIVRVAEPVLALTACAVGGLLVSPVSWTHHWIWCVPILALLIWARSVASYTLAAVTVALFVIAPMWLAPRPAGNFGWWLATESYVLYGLLLLVLKSVKASFPTLRVGKEAFTDS, encoded by the coding sequence GTGCTGGTGGGATTGTCGGGGCGGAAACTCGCGGGGGCGTTGATCGCGCTCGAAGCCGTCGTGGTCGGCGTGCTGTTCACGCTCAAGGTGTTCGACGGCCAGGACCTCGAGGTCTACATCGGCGGCGCGCGGCTGCTCGTCGACTCCGGCGACCCGTACGGCGCGTGGGTGCAGACGCACGGCGGCTGGCTGCCCTTCACCTACACACCGTTCGCGGCGGCGGTGTTCCTGCCCGGCACGCTGTTGTCCGCCGCGCTGGCCACGAGACTGGTCGGGCTCGCGTCGATCATCGCGGGCGGCATCGTCGTCTATCTCTTCGTCGCGACACTCAACGGTTCGCTCACCGACCGTGCGAACGTCCGTGGTCGCGCCATCGCCGTCCTGGCGGCGATCGGGGCCCAGGCCGTCGGCGGCGTCATGGAGCCGGTCCGCTCGACGCTCGGCTTCGGCCAGGTCAACACGCTGCTGATGCTGATCGTCGTCCTCGACGCGCTCCTGCCGGGCCGCGCCCGCACGAAGGGACTGCTGATCGGCGTCGCCGCGGCCATCAAGCTGACCCCGGCCTTCTTCATCCTGTTCTTCCTGTTCCGCAAGGACTTCCGCTCGTCCGCGCGGGTCGTGGCCGGGTTCCTCGGCGCGGGCGCGCTGATGTTCCTGGCCGCGCCGGGCGCGTCCGCGAAGTTCTGGACGAACATCCTCTTCGACACCGGCCGCATCGGCGATCGCGGCTATGTCGGCAACCAGTCGCTGCGCGGGATGCTCGCGCGCTTCGGGCTCGGCTCGGCGGAAGACATCGTCTGGGTGCTGGCCTCGATCGCCGTGGTCGCGCTGACCGCGTTCGTGATCGTGCGCGTCGCGGAACCGGTGCTCGCGCTGACCGCGTGCGCTGTCGGCGGGCTGCTGGTGTCGCCGGTGTCCTGGACGCACCACTGGATCTGGTGCGTGCCGATCCTCGCGCTGCTGATCTGGGCGCGCTCGGTCGCCTCGTACACGCTCGCGGCCGTGACGGTGGCGCTGTTCGTGATCGCGCCGATGTGGCTCGCGCCGCGGCCCGCCGGGAACTTCGGCTGGTGGCTGGCGACGGAGTCCTATGTGCTGTACGGCCTTCTCCTACTGGTGCTTAAATCCGTGAAGGCCTCCTTCCCTACGCTCAGGGTAGGGAAGGAGGCCTTCACGGACAGCTAG
- the serC gene encoding phosphoserine transaminase: MTDAPELTLPADLKPADGRFGCGPSKVRDEQLANLAKSGATYLGTSHRQKPVKSLVGRVRAGLSELFSLPEGYEVVLGNGGTTAFWDAAAFGLVRERAQHFTYGEFSSKFATVTKGAPFLADPIVVKADPGGAPEIAYEAGADLVGWAHNETSTGVAVPVRRPEGSEGALVAIDATSGAGGLPVKAEDFDVYYFAPQKSFASDGGLWIALASPAAVERIGEIGASDRWIPEFLSLTTALDNSRKDQTYNTPAVSTLFLLADQIEWMNSNGGLEWTTSRTRDSSTRLYEWAEKTSYTTPFVSDPSLRSQVVGTIDFADEVDAAAVAKVLRANGIVDTEPYRKLGRNQLRVGLFPAIDPDDITKLTQSIEYVVERLG; encoded by the coding sequence ATGACCGACGCACCTGAGTTGACCCTCCCCGCGGACCTTAAGCCTGCCGATGGCCGCTTCGGCTGCGGACCGTCCAAGGTCCGTGACGAGCAGCTCGCCAACCTGGCGAAATCCGGTGCCACCTACCTCGGCACCTCGCACCGTCAGAAGCCGGTGAAGTCCCTCGTCGGCCGCGTGCGTGCAGGTCTGTCCGAATTGTTCTCCCTGCCCGAAGGCTACGAAGTGGTCCTCGGCAACGGCGGGACGACCGCATTCTGGGACGCCGCGGCGTTCGGGCTCGTGCGGGAACGTGCGCAGCACTTCACCTACGGCGAGTTCTCCTCGAAGTTCGCCACGGTGACCAAGGGCGCCCCGTTCCTCGCCGACCCGATCGTCGTCAAGGCCGACCCGGGCGGCGCGCCCGAGATCGCCTACGAGGCAGGCGCCGACCTGGTCGGCTGGGCGCACAACGAGACCTCGACCGGTGTCGCGGTGCCCGTGCGCCGCCCCGAAGGCAGTGAAGGCGCCCTCGTCGCCATCGACGCCACCTCCGGCGCGGGCGGCCTGCCGGTCAAGGCCGAGGACTTCGACGTCTACTACTTCGCGCCCCAGAAGTCCTTCGCCTCCGACGGTGGCCTCTGGATCGCACTGGCCTCGCCGGCCGCGGTCGAGCGCATCGGCGAGATCGGCGCGAGCGACCGCTGGATCCCCGAGTTCCTGTCGCTGACCACGGCGCTCGACAACTCCCGCAAGGACCAGACGTACAACACCCCGGCGGTGTCGACGCTGTTCCTGCTGGCCGACCAGATCGAGTGGATGAACTCGAACGGTGGTCTCGAGTGGACCACCTCGCGCACGCGCGACTCGTCGACCCGGCTGTACGAGTGGGCCGAGAAGACCAGCTACACGACGCCGTTCGTCAGCGACCCCTCGCTGCGCTCGCAGGTCGTCGGCACCATCGACTTCGCCGACGAGGTGGACGCCGCCGCGGTGGCGAAGGTGCTGCGCGCCAACGGGATCGTCGACACCGAGCCGTACCGGAAGCTCGGCCGCAACCAGCTGCGCGTCGGCCTGTTCCCGGCCATCGACCCGGACGACATCACGAAGCTGACCCAGAGCATCGAGTACGTCGTCGAGCGCCTGGGCTGA
- a CDS encoding serine hydrolase domain-containing protein, whose translation MLASTELALLRRLAHEQSSCRAPSIVAAVVRDGELAWSGGRGRVDGETPGADTQYRLGSITKTLVATAVMRLRDEGKLDLNDPLEQHLPGTAFGSATIAQLLSHTSGLTAESPGSWWERTVGADWDALVESLKDGATRLRPGSKFHYSNVGYGVLGELVARHRGQSWLDVIRAEILRPLGMTRTSPHPEGAHASGFAVHPFADLLMPEPSPDAGAMAPAGQLWSTITDLARWTSFLGGHTGGVLSEQTVAEMREMVTVDDGDAWTTGFGLGVMLIRTEGRRLAGHTGSMPGFLACSLVDANAGIGALVLTNSTAGVGITQLCLDLMKLTEQHEPSMPAEWQPSTVDPKLLELTGLWHWGPTPYHLRLLPGGLFSLAPADGPGRASRFAPVGEDTWVGLDAYYAGETLRVGRDSAGKPNHLDLATFIFSRTPFDPAAPIPGGVDPEGWR comes from the coding sequence ATGCTTGCCTCGACCGAATTGGCGCTGCTGCGCCGCCTCGCGCACGAGCAATCCTCGTGCCGCGCCCCGTCCATCGTCGCCGCCGTCGTCCGTGACGGCGAACTCGCCTGGTCCGGAGGGCGCGGACGTGTCGACGGCGAGACACCCGGCGCCGACACGCAGTACCGGCTCGGCTCGATCACCAAGACACTCGTCGCGACGGCCGTCATGCGGCTGCGCGACGAAGGCAAGCTCGACCTCAACGACCCGCTGGAGCAGCACCTGCCGGGCACCGCGTTCGGCTCGGCCACCATCGCGCAGCTGCTGTCGCACACCTCCGGCCTGACCGCGGAATCGCCCGGCTCCTGGTGGGAGCGCACGGTCGGCGCCGACTGGGACGCGCTCGTCGAGAGCCTCAAGGACGGCGCGACGCGGCTGCGCCCGGGCAGCAAGTTCCACTACAGCAACGTCGGATACGGCGTGCTCGGCGAGCTGGTCGCCCGGCACCGCGGGCAGTCCTGGCTCGACGTCATCCGCGCCGAGATCCTCCGCCCGCTCGGCATGACCAGGACGTCGCCGCACCCCGAAGGCGCGCACGCGAGCGGATTCGCCGTGCACCCCTTCGCCGATCTCCTCATGCCGGAACCGTCTCCGGACGCGGGTGCGATGGCCCCGGCCGGGCAGCTGTGGTCGACGATCACCGACCTCGCCCGCTGGACGTCGTTCCTCGGCGGTCACACCGGCGGCGTGCTCAGCGAGCAGACCGTCGCGGAGATGCGCGAAATGGTCACCGTGGACGACGGCGACGCCTGGACCACCGGATTCGGCCTCGGCGTCATGCTGATCCGCACGGAGGGCAGGCGGCTGGCCGGGCACACCGGGTCGATGCCGGGGTTCCTCGCCTGCTCGCTGGTCGACGCGAACGCCGGCATCGGCGCGCTCGTGCTGACGAACTCGACGGCGGGCGTCGGGATCACGCAGCTCTGCCTCGACCTGATGAAGCTGACCGAACAGCACGAGCCGTCGATGCCCGCCGAATGGCAACCGTCCACTGTGGACCCGAAGCTGCTGGAGCTGACGGGGTTGTGGCACTGGGGCCCGACGCCGTACCACCTGCGACTGCTTCCGGGCGGCCTGTTCTCCCTCGCGCCGGCCGACGGCCCCGGCCGCGCTTCACGCTTCGCGCCGGTGGGCGAGGACACCTGGGTCGGACTCGACGCCTACTACGCGGGCGAAACGCTGCGGGTCGGGCGGGACTCGGCGGGCAAGCCGAACCACCTCGACCTCGCGACGTTCATCTTCTCGCGGACCCCGTTCGACCCGGCCGCGCCCATCCCGGGCGGCGTCGACCCCGAGGGCTGGCGCTAA
- a CDS encoding response regulator transcription factor has protein sequence MITIMLVDDHPVVREGLRGMLEAEPDLSVVGEAGSGDEAVALSRVKQPDVILMDLRMPGLDGVGATRKILADRPGQRVVVLTTYETDADILRAVEAGASGYLLKDASRAELASAIRAASRGETVLAPSVAGKLVNRVRNPTTSPLSAREIEVLRLVARGSTNADIGRALHISEATVKTHLLRVFGKLDVSDRTAAVTTAMRLGLLG, from the coding sequence GTGATCACGATCATGCTGGTCGACGATCACCCCGTGGTGCGGGAAGGCCTGCGCGGCATGCTGGAGGCCGAGCCGGATCTGAGCGTCGTCGGGGAAGCGGGTTCCGGCGACGAGGCCGTCGCGCTGAGCCGGGTCAAGCAGCCGGACGTGATCCTGATGGATCTGCGGATGCCCGGTCTCGACGGCGTCGGCGCGACGCGGAAGATCCTCGCCGACCGGCCGGGCCAGCGGGTCGTCGTGCTCACCACCTACGAGACGGACGCGGACATCCTGCGCGCTGTCGAAGCGGGTGCCTCCGGGTATCTGCTGAAGGACGCTTCGCGCGCGGAGCTCGCCAGTGCGATCCGTGCGGCGTCACGCGGCGAGACGGTGTTGGCGCCTTCGGTGGCCGGGAAGCTGGTGAACCGGGTACGCAACCCGACGACGTCGCCGCTGTCGGCGCGCGAGATCGAAGTACTCCGGCTGGTGGCGCGGGGAAGCACGAACGCCGACATCGGCAGGGCGCTCCACATCAGCGAGGCGACCGTCAAGACCCACCTGCTGCGCGTGTTCGGCAAACTGGACGTTTCGGACCGCACGGCCGCGGTGACCACCGCTATGCGACTGGGCCTGCTCGGGTAG
- a CDS encoding sensor histidine kinase, whose product MNAWERFYWLWEVLFGVTFVATTALVLLEDGATTGKTVALLCLTALGATYLIRGRRLIKGPDYDHTPWLFAGVMMLFTTGAIFAAGNSSFILFLACPVLYMTMPTKAASILTTAAVLSSPVSLLVRGGLGEQPVLLPMTAILIIFSLLAGRYTTQIIEQSKGRAALIDQLEASQAEVARLSREAGTAAERERMAREIHDTLAQGFTSIVTLAQAIESEMDTDPTAARRHLELAARTARENLAEARAMVAAQGPSALAAASLEEALRRQVERLTEETGIEASVDVDGPLPALPMATEVVLLRGAQEALSNIRKHSHATAVSLRLSVVDGQVRLTVTDDGTGFDPAAPTGGFGLAGMRARTDQVGGIVTLESEPGAGTTLELEVPA is encoded by the coding sequence GTGAACGCCTGGGAGCGGTTCTACTGGCTCTGGGAGGTCCTGTTCGGGGTCACCTTCGTCGCGACGACGGCCTTGGTGCTCCTCGAAGACGGTGCGACGACGGGCAAAACGGTCGCGCTCCTGTGCCTGACAGCGCTCGGCGCGACCTACCTGATCCGGGGACGCCGCCTCATCAAAGGCCCGGACTACGACCACACACCGTGGTTGTTCGCCGGGGTGATGATGCTCTTCACGACGGGTGCCATTTTCGCCGCGGGCAACTCGAGCTTCATCCTCTTCCTCGCCTGCCCCGTGCTGTACATGACGATGCCGACGAAGGCCGCGTCGATCCTCACCACGGCGGCGGTGCTGTCGAGCCCGGTGTCCCTGCTCGTCCGGGGCGGGCTCGGCGAACAGCCGGTCCTGCTGCCGATGACGGCGATCCTGATCATCTTCAGCCTCCTCGCCGGCCGCTACACCACCCAGATCATCGAGCAGAGCAAAGGCCGGGCCGCACTGATCGACCAGCTTGAAGCCAGCCAGGCGGAGGTTGCCCGGCTCTCGCGCGAGGCGGGGACGGCCGCCGAACGCGAGCGCATGGCCCGCGAGATCCACGACACGCTCGCGCAGGGGTTCACCAGCATCGTCACGCTCGCCCAGGCGATCGAGTCCGAAATGGACACTGACCCGACAGCCGCCCGCCGTCACCTGGAGCTCGCCGCCCGGACGGCGCGGGAGAACCTGGCGGAGGCGCGGGCGATGGTCGCGGCGCAGGGGCCATCGGCGCTCGCCGCCGCTTCACTGGAGGAAGCGCTGCGCCGTCAGGTGGAACGGCTGACCGAGGAGACCGGGATCGAGGCGTCGGTCGACGTCGACGGCCCGCTGCCCGCGCTCCCGATGGCCACCGAAGTCGTCCTGCTGCGAGGCGCGCAGGAGGCGCTGAGCAACATCCGCAAGCACTCACACGCCACCGCGGTCTCGCTACGCCTGTCCGTTGTGGACGGACAAGTCCGGCTCACCGTGACCGACGACGGCACCGGATTCGATCCCGCCGCGCCCACCGGTGGCTTCGGCCTGGCGGGGATGCGGGCGCGCACCGATCAGGTCGGTGGCATCGTGACACTCGAGAGCGAACCCGGTGCGGGGACGACGCTGGAACTGGAGGTGCCCGCGTGA
- a CDS encoding ABC transporter permease encodes MSTLALPGTFSLGLVRGAAEIKQFFRIREQVIFTFAFPSLLMILLGSMLNSSMPGMVITTGQVLAAGMIGSGIVSTSFTNIGINLASDRELGALKRLRGTPMPATSYFVGKIILVGFTSIAQVVLMSIVGSLLFDLELPSDPAKLLTALWVFLLGITSCTLLGIALGSVTRTVSGAVAVTNLIYIALQFISGVFVTPITALPGVMVDIASFFPVKWICQGFRSVFLPSEAATQEMAGTWELPMVALVLTAWCAAGLLLAKLTFRWSNEGK; translated from the coding sequence ATGAGCACGCTGGCCCTCCCGGGCACCTTCTCGCTCGGCCTCGTCAGAGGCGCCGCGGAGATCAAACAGTTCTTCCGCATCCGGGAGCAGGTGATCTTCACCTTCGCGTTCCCGTCACTGCTGATGATCCTGCTCGGCTCGATGCTGAACTCCTCGATGCCCGGCATGGTGATCACCACCGGTCAGGTGCTGGCCGCGGGCATGATCGGCTCCGGCATCGTCTCGACTTCCTTCACCAACATCGGGATCAACCTCGCGTCCGATCGCGAGCTCGGCGCGCTGAAACGGTTGCGCGGCACGCCGATGCCCGCCACGTCCTACTTCGTCGGCAAGATCATCCTCGTCGGCTTCACCAGCATCGCGCAGGTGGTGCTGATGTCGATCGTGGGCAGCCTGCTGTTCGACCTGGAACTGCCGAGCGACCCGGCGAAACTGCTGACCGCGCTGTGGGTCTTCCTCCTCGGCATCACCAGCTGCACGTTGCTGGGGATCGCGCTCGGATCCGTCACCAGGACGGTCAGCGGCGCGGTCGCGGTGACCAACCTGATCTACATCGCGCTGCAGTTCATCTCCGGGGTGTTCGTCACGCCGATCACCGCGCTGCCGGGGGTTATGGTCGACATCGCTTCGTTCTTTCCGGTGAAGTGGATCTGCCAGGGCTTCCGCTCGGTGTTCCTGCCGTCCGAAGCCGCGACCCAGGAAATGGCGGGGACATGGGAACTTCCGATGGTGGCGCTGGTGCTGACGGCCTGGTGCGCCGCGGGGCTGCTGCTGGCGAAGCTGACGTTCCGCTGGTCGAACGAAGGCAAGTGA
- a CDS encoding ABC transporter ATP-binding protein, protein MRVRGLRKEYPGHTAVGGIDLDIEQGEVFALLGPNGAGKTTTVEILEGHRGRTSGEVDVLGEDPGTAGRAWRARLGIVLQTANDAAELTVAETVRHFSRYYPYPRDTEEVIEQVGLTEKAGARVKSLSGGQRRRVDVALGIIGRPELVFLDEPTTGFDPAARRQFWELIRSLAREGTTILLTTHYLDEAEALAGRVAVITRGEIVAEGTPRTLGGRATAEATVRWADERGSHQERTHFPAKLIRELSSDGREPSELTVHRPTLEETYLDLIGEAR, encoded by the coding sequence GTGAGAGTGCGCGGTCTGCGCAAGGAGTACCCGGGCCACACGGCCGTCGGAGGGATCGACCTCGACATCGAGCAGGGCGAGGTCTTCGCACTCCTCGGCCCCAACGGGGCGGGCAAGACGACGACGGTCGAGATCCTGGAGGGGCACCGCGGGCGGACGTCGGGCGAGGTCGACGTGCTCGGCGAGGATCCCGGCACCGCGGGCCGGGCTTGGCGGGCGAGGCTGGGGATCGTGTTGCAGACGGCCAACGACGCCGCCGAGCTCACGGTCGCCGAGACGGTCCGGCATTTCTCCCGCTACTACCCGTATCCCCGTGACACCGAAGAAGTGATCGAGCAGGTCGGACTGACCGAGAAGGCGGGCGCCCGCGTCAAGAGCCTTTCCGGCGGGCAAAGGCGCCGTGTGGATGTCGCGCTCGGGATCATCGGCAGGCCCGAGCTGGTATTCCTCGACGAGCCCACGACGGGGTTCGATCCGGCGGCCCGGCGCCAGTTCTGGGAGCTGATCAGGAGTCTCGCCCGCGAAGGCACCACGATCCTGCTCACCACCCACTATCTGGACGAGGCCGAGGCGCTGGCCGGCCGCGTCGCGGTCATCACCCGCGGAGAGATCGTCGCCGAGGGGACGCCGCGGACGCTCGGTGGCCGCGCGACCGCGGAGGCCACCGTCCGCTGGGCCGACGAGCGCGGCAGCCATCAGGAGCGCACCCACTTCCCGGCCAAGCTGATCCGCGAGCTCTCCTCCGACGGCCGCGAGCCGTCGGAGCTGACCGTCCACCGCCCCACCCTCGAAGAGACCTACCTCGACCTGATCGGAGAAGCCCGATGA
- a CDS encoding TetR/AcrR family transcriptional regulator, whose translation MPKIVDRAERRREIAGALLRIVAREGVEAVSVRSVAMEAGVSAGAVQKYFSTKEDLFRFALDMTSEFLEQRWNTLDQSGNLLDLLLRLLIEAMPLDEQRRAEVIVINAFTARAAVRPSWAEFIRTGYDELAEMMAQYLSKAQSAGHVRDDLAASDLADAVLALSDGFANRMLTSADPAALLASLEASVRTLLTPRI comes from the coding sequence GTGCCGAAGATCGTGGACCGCGCCGAACGGCGCCGCGAGATCGCCGGCGCCCTCCTGCGCATCGTCGCGCGTGAAGGCGTCGAGGCCGTGAGCGTGCGCTCGGTCGCCATGGAAGCCGGGGTGTCCGCGGGCGCGGTACAGAAGTACTTCTCCACCAAGGAAGACCTGTTCCGCTTCGCCCTCGACATGACGAGCGAGTTCCTGGAACAGCGCTGGAACACCCTCGATCAGTCCGGCAACCTGCTGGACCTGCTGCTACGCCTGCTGATCGAGGCGATGCCACTCGACGAGCAGCGCCGCGCGGAGGTGATCGTCATCAACGCCTTCACCGCCCGCGCCGCCGTCCGGCCGTCCTGGGCCGAGTTCATCCGCACGGGTTACGACGAACTCGCGGAGATGATGGCCCAGTACCTCTCGAAAGCGCAGTCGGCGGGCCATGTCCGCGACGACCTCGCGGCCTCCGACCTGGCCGACGCCGTCCTCGCCCTCTCGGACGGCTTCGCGAACCGGATGCTCACCTCGGCCGACCCGGCCGCCCTCCTAGCCTCCCTGGAAGCCTCCGTGCGCACGCTCCTGACTCCCCGCATTTAG
- a CDS encoding MFS transporter: MDEVAQKRRSEENQLAAALTKGPAEVLDFLLPLWVGSQLGASAPEVGALTALETLVSFVVRPIAGALADRFDRGRIAAAGAVLYGLSFVVYAVAPGIGVAYLAAVLGGAGGALFWVALRARVGEGLARDDGAFGKLFAAEGGGTWIAFVVALSAIAWIDYRGVFWLGAAACAVAAVVLLNAKSAPVREEGAPRLLQLGKRMRPMLALVALTAMAEAGVALLLLMHLQRGHQLQLGEIAAVFIPGFIVYSLLPDYLHGFVRKAGRTRVLALAMMASAVFAAGLSFAPSPAVLAIMWVLSAAAFAAAIPVEQAVVAEAAGLSLGRAMGIYESATLLGATIGTFVAGQLYGSDAGWRVACFGAATLLLFGSFVVRGAVRRVGVAEFPVEPRKTVSQKESPVTCTVEESPQAAESVTEEPNKRTNPLRNWAVHVGVYVVAQTALAFAGYSWPVEALSGEAHEAGWYWNSSGHWLLNVGRIWTFVLVIDTLWSIGRAVLRKRPY, translated from the coding sequence GTGGACGAAGTCGCACAGAAGCGACGGTCGGAGGAGAATCAGCTCGCCGCCGCGCTGACCAAGGGGCCGGCGGAGGTTCTCGATTTCCTTCTGCCGTTGTGGGTGGGGAGTCAGCTCGGCGCGTCGGCCCCCGAGGTCGGGGCGCTGACGGCGCTGGAGACGCTGGTGTCGTTCGTGGTCCGGCCGATCGCGGGCGCGCTCGCGGACCGGTTCGACCGGGGCCGGATCGCGGCCGCCGGGGCGGTCCTCTATGGACTGTCCTTTGTGGTCTACGCGGTGGCGCCGGGCATCGGGGTCGCCTATCTGGCCGCGGTTCTCGGCGGCGCGGGCGGCGCGCTGTTCTGGGTCGCGTTGCGGGCCCGTGTGGGGGAGGGGCTCGCGAGGGACGACGGCGCGTTCGGCAAGTTGTTCGCGGCCGAGGGCGGCGGAACGTGGATCGCGTTCGTGGTCGCGCTGAGCGCCATCGCGTGGATCGACTACCGGGGCGTGTTCTGGCTCGGCGCGGCGGCCTGCGCGGTGGCAGCGGTGGTCCTGCTGAACGCGAAGTCCGCGCCCGTGCGCGAAGAAGGCGCGCCGCGGCTGCTGCAACTGGGCAAGCGGATGCGGCCGATGCTCGCGCTCGTCGCGTTGACCGCGATGGCCGAGGCCGGGGTCGCCCTGTTGCTCCTGATGCATCTGCAACGCGGGCACCAGCTGCAGCTCGGCGAAATCGCCGCGGTGTTCATCCCCGGCTTCATCGTGTACAGCCTGCTGCCGGACTACCTGCACGGTTTCGTCCGCAAGGCCGGCCGGACGCGGGTGCTCGCGCTGGCGATGATGGCGAGCGCGGTCTTCGCCGCGGGGTTGTCCTTCGCGCCGAGCCCGGCGGTGCTCGCGATCATGTGGGTGCTGTCCGCGGCGGCGTTCGCGGCCGCCATCCCGGTGGAGCAGGCGGTGGTCGCCGAGGCGGCCGGGCTCAGCCTGGGCCGCGCGATGGGGATCTACGAGAGCGCGACGCTACTCGGAGCGACGATCGGCACCTTCGTGGCGGGTCAGCTCTACGGTTCAGACGCGGGATGGCGTGTCGCCTGCTTCGGCGCGGCGACGCTCCTGCTCTTCGGATCCTTCGTGGTTCGTGGTGCCGTACGGCGTGTCGGAGTTGCGGAGTTTCCCGTGGAACCACGAAAAACGGTGTCACAAAAGGAAAGTCCGGTCACCTGCACGGTCGAGGAGAGTCCGCAAGCGGCCGAATCGGTGACGGAGGAGCCGAACAAGCGCACGAACCCGCTCCGGAACTGGGCGGTTCATGTCGGGGTCTACGTCGTCGCGCAGACGGCGCTGGCGTTCGCCGGCTACAGCTGGCCGGTCGAAGCCTTGTCCGGTGAAGCGCACGAAGCCGGCTGGTACTGGAACTCGAGTGGTCACTGGCTGTTGAACGTCGGCCGGATCTGGACCTTCGTCCTCGTGATCGACACCTTGTGGAGCATCGGTCGCGCGGTACTGAGAAAGCGGCCTTATTGA